One Elephas maximus indicus isolate mEleMax1 chromosome 16, mEleMax1 primary haplotype, whole genome shotgun sequence DNA window includes the following coding sequences:
- the AS3MT gene encoding arsenite methyltransferase, which produces MAASRDAEIRKDVQTYYGQVLKKSADLRTNACLTAARPVPRHILEALQNVHEEVALRYYGCGLVFPERLENCWILDLGSGSGRDCYALSQLVGEKGCVTGIDMTEGQVEMAKKYIDYHMEKYGFQAPNVTFIHGYIEKLEKAGIRNESYDIVISNCVLNLVPDKQQVLQEVYRVLKHGGELYFSDVYASLELPEEIRKHKVLWGECLGGALYWKDLAILAQKIGFCFPRLVTANLIMIQNEELERVVGDCRFVSATFRLFKLPKTGPAKRCQVIYNGGITGYEKELVFDANFTFKEGDIVEVDEETAAILKNSRFAQDFLIKPIGGRLPPTGSCSALESKDIITDPFKHAEESHSTKSRCSPGVAGGCCGTKKSC; this is translated from the exons ATGGCCGCTTCTCGCGACGCTGAGATCCGGAAGGATGTGCAG ACCTACTACGGGCAGGTGTTGAAGAAATCGGCGGACCTCCGGACCAATGCCTGTCTCACTGCAGCCAGGCCAGTCCCCAGGCACATCCTGGAAGCCCTGCAGAATGTCCATGAGGAGGTGGCCTTGAG gtatTATGGCTGTGGTCTGGTCTTCCCTGAGCGTCTGGAAAActgttggattttggacttgggtaGTGGAAGTGGCAGAGATTGCTATGCACTCAGCCAGCTGGTTGGTGAGAAGGGATGTGTCACTGGAATAGACATGACAGAAGGTCAG gTAGAAATGGCCAAAAAGTACATTGATTATCACATGGAAAAGTATGGCTTCCAGGCACCCAATGTGACTTTTATTCATGGCTACAtagagaagctggaaaaggctggAATCAGGAATGAGAGTTACGATATTGTTAT ATCAAATTGTGTTCTTAACCTTGTGCCCGATAAACAACAAGTGCTGCAGGAGGTATATCGAGTGCTAAAG CATGGTGGGGAGCTATATTTCAGTGACGTCTATGCTAGccttgaactgccagaagaaatcaGGAAACACAAAGTTTTATGGG gtgagtgTCTTGGTGGCGCTTTGTACTGGAAGgacctcgccatccttgcccaaAAAATTGGGTTCTGCTTTCCACGCTTGGTCACTGCCAACCTGATTATGATTCAAAACGAGGAACTAGAAAGAGTTGTTG GTGACTGTCGTTTTGTTTCTGCAACATTTCGCCTCTTCAAACTCCCTAAGACAGGACCAGCCAAAAGATGTCAGGTTATTTACAATGGAGGAATCACAGGATATGAAAAAGAACTAGTATTTGATGCAAATTTCACGTTTAAG GAAGGTGACATTGTCGAAGTAGATGAAGAAACAGCAGCTATCTTGAAGAATTCACGATTTGCCCAAGATTTTCTGATCAAACCAATTGGAGGGAGGTTGCCACCAACTGGAAGTTGTTCTGCTTTAGAATCAAAG GATATCATCACAGATCCATTCAAGCATGCAGAAGAGTCTCACAGTACCAAGTCCAGATGTTCCCCTGGTGTTGCTGGAGGCTGCTGTGGCACAAAGAAAAGCTGCTAA